In Rhea pennata isolate bPtePen1 chromosome 13, bPtePen1.pri, whole genome shotgun sequence, the DNA window TAAATTTACATAACGTCATatacaaaacaaagtatttcctAGCTGGATCCTGCTTAGTAATGTATGATCTGGTCTATCCTTATCCCTTCTTCCCTGCAGACCCTGGGTCTCTCtgttgctgcagcagggatgtTTCAAAATGATGGCAGTGAACTGATCCTGCACTTCGTGTCTCAGTGCAACACCAAGCTCTCCGACCTGCTGGAGCAGGAACAAAAACTAGTGCAGCTGGGTGAAACTGAGTAAGTATCGGGTATGAAAAGACACCTTCCTTGGCACACAGGTATTCAGGATTGGATAGACAGAGGGGTTATCCAGTAGACAGATACTTAAGTGAAAGTGTTACTTATCCAAATAAACCTACCTTCTTTGACACATTTGGACTAGAGGCTGGAAGGATACAAAACAGCTTGTGTCTCTAATGCTGAAGCAGAAcagaagatgatttttttttcaagttcagAATTGAGTTTAACTTAGATGTTcgtcatatttttattttttcctcttccagaaAGAAGACTATGGATCAATTCCTGAGAGATGCTCTTGAAGCCAGACTAAGGATGTTGATTCCGTATATTGAGAAGTGGCCGCAGGTATAAAATGAATATAAGGATTGTCTGtcttgtatgtattttaaacatcCTGTGGCCTTTAACATAGTCTCTCCACCAGACTAGTTCAAGGCTATAAATGAAATCCTCAGTAGACATTTCAAACGATTTGCAGCTTTCAAGAGGAGAGCACCCTTGGAAACAGGCAATTGAAGGTGTCTTTAGAACAACGCTATTTCTTGCAGTTCCAGAAAGGCAAACCTCTCCATTGTTCGCTCCACCCATCTTGAATCCCCAGGGGATAATCTGTCTCTCCACTTAGTTGTACTAGTTGTACTTGAAGCATCATTGCAAGTTAGGCTCCTTGCAGCACTGTTGCAGCTGCATTGGTATCACCTGAAACTTGGAAATGCAGAACTACAAGAAACTGCCCTGCTTAGCATGTGAATGAGAAACTTTTGACAATCTGAGGAGAGTAGCTCTATAAACTGAGAGGGGTTTTGCTCCAAATTCAGATTTAATTCTCAAGTCATTCTTCCCAGAGTCAGAAGGGATTTGTGCCTCAGTAAGAAATAAAGAGTTTCCATTTGAGCAAAGATATTGCTACAGAGTTAACTTTTGTTGGCCAGTTGCTGGTTCATTGCTGGTCTCCAGAAGGCTGAATCCAGCGCTCCCTGGGGAGAGAGAAGATAGGATTTACACCTTTGTTAGCATAACTTGTCTTGTCAAGGATACGGTTGGTTTGTGACTTTTCCTGACATATATGTTATTACATTCTTAAAAGGCTACAAGATCTCAGCAGGGCTATCATGGCTGTATCTATTCTACCATTGGTAGCTGGGTTTGAGTTCGAATGCAGAGAACCAAGTGATTTGACTCCCTGCGTGTAGGGACACAGCGCAAGTGTGAGTCACCTCAGCCTGTGCTGAGTTTCCATGTCTGAGGCGGCAGCTCAGGAGATCTAGCACACTGGCATCAAAAATGAGCAGAGAGCTTGGGCTCCAATACATACTGAGTTGTGAGTTCAGCTGCCACACTGTACATTCCTCACAAATCTCGCTCCTTGGAAAGACCAGTGCCAGCTGAATGGAGCTTGGAGGACTTGCCGTGGGAGAAGGAGGCAAGTCAGTCACAATAGGGAAAAGATACCAGAGCAAAGAAACGTTGATTTGTTTGATGCTGTGTCCTTCTCTCTTCGACTCTTCCATTTATCTGTGTATGTTCTTCTCAGGCTCTGAGCATCCTGCTGCTCCCACATAACATCCCTTCTAGCCTCAACCTCCTCACCAGCATGATTGATGATATATGGCACTACGCTGGAGACCAGTCCACAGATGTAAGTCTTTCTGCTAGGCTGGTTAGAGCTCTGCACTTCAGCAAAATGAAGGATTGAAATAGGCATTGACCTGTGTCTTTCTCGAAACAATCCATTTGTTGAATGGGGAAGACATTTTTCTGAAGCACCTAAGGGGCTTCAGAAGCTATATTCTAATTTTCAAAAAGACTTAGGAGCCCTTGGGACTCACTTTTTAGGCAAATTAAAAGCACCTACTTTCCTAGACTTATTTGtaagcacttttttctttagaacCCAGACAAAATTGCTGAGATTTTGAATTAGTGACTAAAAAGTTGATCCACTATTCTATTAGCAAGAGAGGTATCTCTGTTGAAGCAGCTGTCTGTTCTTCCAACAATAGCATTTACTGATTTTACttgaaaagctttaaagaaTCTACCTAAAAATACCAGTAGCTTATTAAAGCTTTCATCTTTCTggcaggaaataaaagaaaattataaccttaattaaagcaattaataaattattttaattcatgtaGATTTAGGGAGAGATGAGAAAACCTATATGAACTATTTTAACAAAGTACTTTAATAAACTTCTTTTATGTGAGTATAAAAGAGAAGCTActgcagtgaaaaataaataagatgaTGGAAGGATTAAaggaaaaagccagaaaaaaactgaaaggtTGTGATTGCATCAAGAACTGCAAGTCCCTTATGGGTTATGAAAGTCACAGTGACACATCAGAGTCAGTGCCTGTGCTGAGCTGTTCCTGAAGTCTCCTCACTGACTCAGGCAGCAGAAGAGGTtcttatgctttttaaaaaaatcttttatttgcaCCTTCTGGTTGATATGCAGAAGTTTTCTTGGTGGGCTTCAATGCTGATCACACTCCATCTTTTCCCAGTAAAGGGGTTTAATGTCACTTGCAGTAGAGCCCTCTTCAGAAAGCCAGGAACTATGCAGTGTATATACCCTTGCCTTGGGGACCCCCTTCACATGCTTTTCAGAATTAGCACAAAGAATTCAGTATCCGTCTCTCTGGGAGAGACCAGCTGCAAATGGCAACATGAGGGATCAAAGCTTGCAGGTTGTGGTGCAAACAGCATAGCTTTCAAGCAGacagttattttcaaaatctagactggtgtttttatttctctgttgtttttttaatcgTGAATGGAACAgccagtatttttaaaagtacctGAATTGTGTAACCACCATAATAGCAGCAAATGAAGTTCAAAACCCATTTTggtaaaaatacataattttgtCTGCTAATGATTCAAATGTAGCTGAaaaaactgaagagagtttCTGAGTTTTTTGTGCATCTTTGCATTGCTATAACCTATTGTTATAACACATCTTACAGGATTGCTGCCAGCAGTATACTGATGCATTTAGAGGCTCAGCAGGCAGTACTGGTATTTCAATGATAGGATTTGGGAAAGGTGAATCCCTGTGGTGTCTTGTTCATTTCTGTCATCTATTTGTTCCCTTCCTATGTGCTTGTACCTAGTGCAAACTACAGCTGAAGttcaatatttaataattttttttcttccagattaGATCTAGAATTGTAGCTTTGTATTTCCTGATAACAGTCTTTAGGGCAAGATGAACTCTTGTTCAATGCAGCTGGCCAGCTGGGCAAGGGAGAATTCCTTTCTGTATGCTGCAGGTGCCTGCTTGTAATCAGAAACAGGTGGTGGTGACTGTCACTATTTTGTTCAGCAGTTTTATAGAAGTACTTGTGACCTCAGTCTGGTGCCACAGGAGCAGCTGTGCTCTCGTGTGTCACTGTTGGATGGTGGCCTACTGCATCACAGAGACAAGTTATACAGGAATGAATGTGCAGTTCTAGAGCTCTGTTTGCTAAGCAGTTTCTTTCACCTGGGGCTGCCTAGTTGCTAATGATGGAGAGATGCTATCTTTTTTAACTTGTTCTCTGGTCTGCTTTCGTGGTCTGCATCCTTACAAGATTCAGgtcaattttctctctctcaattcACACCCTTGCAGTTTAACTGGTACACTCGTCGGGCCGTGCTCACTGGCATCTACAACACCACAGAACTGGTGATGATGCAGGACTCATCCCCTGACTTTGAAGACACTTGGCGCTTCCTGGAGAACAGAATAGCTGATGCCATGAACATGGGCAACACAGCTAAGCAGGTAATGTTATTGGCAAGCTCTATATATAGTGTTCCTCTCTGCCATAATATATGTGCAGACAGAGCTGGCTTTTCGATCTTGCAGGCCACATGCCTGCTTAGAAATTGCCTTGTACTTACTTATTTGCAGGCAATTGCATAAATGCTATCAGTTCAGCACTAAAAAATGCTTATGTATGTTCTAATAAAAAGACATACAGGCTCTTGTCTGTATCATACTGGCCCATTTAACTAGGAGATCTATATTCCCAGGAaatctcctcttcttttttttttttttttttaatctctggcCATTATTAATCTCCAGTACTTGGCTTTTATCAGCACCTTCCTGTAGCAAACATATGTTTGTTACATCTCTGTATTTGGTGTAATGGCAGAAGGAAGCTGGAGGTCATGTTCCCCTCATATCTCCTAGGTACAGTCAACCGGAGAAGCTCTTGTCCAGGGACTGATGGGAGCTGCAGTTACTGTAAGTAATGCTGAAACTAGCAAGGCTTTAAGGGCAGAATTGTTTCTGTTCCCTTCCGTGCTTAATGTCAGCATGTTTTTCCTCCCAAATCTAGAGGACAGCAAGAAAGAGATTTCTCTTTCATAACTTAACTGTAAGAATGACTTTCTGTGTAGCTGGGAGTCAGTTTACTATTCTGTAGTGAAAGCA includes these proteins:
- the COQ9 gene encoding ubiquinone biosynthesis protein COQ9, mitochondrial, with the translated sequence MAAAAAASSLRRAGWRLWRGRPVLRCQLYPPQRAFHASAVLRRVSDEHKKESSASSSQQQFDSHPTDHEPEQEPQGPRPSYTGQGGQESEDYESEEQLQHRILTAALEFVPEHGWTAEAIAEGAKTLGLSVAAAGMFQNDGSELILHFVSQCNTKLSDLLEQEQKLVQLGETEKKTMDQFLRDALEARLRMLIPYIEKWPQALSILLLPHNIPSSLNLLTSMIDDIWHYAGDQSTDFNWYTRRAVLTGIYNTTELVMMQDSSPDFEDTWRFLENRIADAMNMGNTAKQVQSTGEALVQGLMGAAVTIKNLTGLNQRR